A window of Cydia fagiglandana chromosome Z, ilCydFagi1.1, whole genome shotgun sequence genomic DNA:
tgtacattaccaatattaccatgcaaacttccaccgaaaattatAGTTGCGTATTACCTATTctcacatgtatcgtacaacgttttacagtacatatagccCTTTAAATATTTGACATACATACGTAATGTGTGTGtgcattatcgcactagtgcggtaaagtccatatgtgctgtaaaacatcatacatttatttaattttggttttgacAGTGAGGCGACCAGCTCAAACATTTTGAACCCACGCATTgcacaggtggatgacacttatCGGGTTCCTAGTCTATTAGAGGAAGAAGATACCCATGAGGTAGGTGATTatgatatatgtatacatttttcaccttattataaatctttgacgtcgactgtacatgatGTGACAAATTGTAAATGCTAACacttacaatatattttattttcagttacaAATATCGTTCGATTTGGAAGAAGAGCTTCCTGACAAAACCGTCGGTCGAAGAATTGTTGCAAttagtaatttttttacaaaattacaaTCGATTTGCAATCATGGACCCTTAGGATGCGGTATTCAAGAAATGCAGTTGGTTGGAGAAGTAAAACATGGGCAtaattgaacttggctctcatttcacatttatgtttttgttgggaAATCATTACTTTTGTACAAAAAGTAAGAAATTACTAGTGTTAATCATAAAAGCAGTTGTGCTGAAAACGAGACCCTCGCTAACGCGCGGTCAACTGTCAAAAAATTTCagttttcaatattttctttttttatacgcCTTTTAGTCTACCTTCATGCCAAATATCAAGTTTCTAGGTTAtctaaaagtgggttaggtttttggtaagtcttaggtacttaattaatcgaataattatgaatatatgattttttacatcaaattatcaataattttcagttttcagattttttcctCTATACGAGTATACTCCTAATGGTCTACCTGCCAAATATCAAGAAGGTTAGGTTTTTGATCCATAAGTCTAAATTAATAGGGATGATGACACATGCTGAATTTTACAACAAAATCCAGTAAAATACATAGCAAATGAGCAATTTATCACAATATTGtggatattaaaaaaatatatggaaataATACAAAAGTACAACGCCTGAAAGTTTCAACATTAAAGTTCTTTTCAACTTccaaaaactacaaaaataaggATACCATTCGATTCCTCACATTTTATCcaataaaaaattgtatggaaactatatacataaacgcaatatttcacagacaaaatcgcaattttcttgttttgttcATACTTCAAGATGGACTCTCTGTGACCTTGACGTTTTGTTCGGGGCGTTTCGCGAGTGAAGTACGACTGTCGGACTTTGACTATCATTTCTAACTTTTGTATTCCTTTAAtgcagtgtttttcaaactttatggggtcacggccctttatgaccactaaatttttttcgcgacccCCCTACCCCGTCTCTACGTTTTGCTATCTATATATATAGAGCCtgtacggaaagagaagagtcgtgcaGTCTATGGGATCCCATACATTCTACGGCTCTCtccttccgcacagactcttaaCAAATTTGGAACCGCAGACCAGTGTTTGGAACGCACCTTTCTATCATTCACTCAGTTACATATGCATTATGGAACGCACTAAAATTAATGGATTCTTAGTAAAAATTGAGTTATGGACAACATCAGCTTTACACAGTACCTATGCAGTTTGATTCTTTCctttgcatgaaataattcaAGGTAGGTATATCATCAGATAACTCTGTGAACGTGGAAATTCATATTCCTGCTATAGCGGAGAGCTtgcaaagttaaaaaaaaatattttaaattaattctcAAATGAAACACTTTTGTTTGAAAAAGTTTTGAAAAtttatcatctgtgaaaatttcaactgtcacggttcatgaggtCCAAATCCAAAAAGCGTTTTGATGAATTAATTCCCatcagcaagctggaaatcattttaatttaataccttcaATTGATCCTAAATGCGAATAATCtgagtttgctccatcccaggAGGTGTAGATAAATTTTGGAAGCCTTGGGATATATGTTTTACTTTGGATTGACAAAACCACTCGATGTAGAAGGAACCCACCGTCAAATTTAATGACACTACCAGCAAGGTTGTTGTAGATCAGACacattttaccaaaaaaaaacatattcaagtggcggccattttttacaatgtttgacTTTTCGGATCCTCAGATATCAATTTTTATCACAATTAGTGCAAATGATCCGGCGGACGTACCGTTTTTGAACTACAAGCAAGAAACTGAAACAGCAAAAATTTTTCTACTAGGTactcctggaatggagcaaactcggattacactaattactaatttattagaaccaaatgaaggtattaagatGATTTCcggcttgctgggaattaattcctggaaaaaaACTAATTTGACTTGCCTAACAGATCTTAACTTATTTAACTGTTTAATAAATACGGTTTTCCTATCTACCTAATAATgatttgttttattgatatgtACGTTAACGACCATTAAAGTTTACGGGATTGGATtatttgtaaattaaataaaatgaagtctgcTTTCCATAAGTCTGCTTTCAAAGCTGAGCTTCGCGACCCCCCTGGACATGTGCCGCGACCCCCCTGGGGGTCGCGACCcacagtttgaaaaacactgcttTAATGCAATGGATACCATATAGACTTTTGATCCTAAAGACATACCTGATCgattgataccataaatgaaaattagtcaTCTAGCCTATTATCGATATATGTGTTTTTCTTCATCAAATTATCAATAATTTTCAGTTTTTAGATTGTTCCCTTTATAAACTCCTAATAGTCTACCTTGGTGTCAAATTTCAAGTTTCTAGGTCAGctggaagtgggttaggtttttgatcTATTAGTCAGTCAGTCACAAAAATGCCGGTTTTTAAACGttaatttatgaataaatgtgCAAAATTGCATGTGAGTAGGTAAAATTGATTTCAAGTTGTGAAGtggtttgtttaaccctcgtgcctagAAACCCTTGCaaagctcaagattccattttcggtATTGAGAAGGACCAATATCGAAATATCCGGATCCCGGGATTTATTATTCGTTGATAGGTTGAAACTTGGTTAGGGCATGCAATATCGGATCATTCTCAATCCCGGGATTGATTTCCGATATTGCATGTCAATCCCGGGATTTCAatattaataccggtattttgatATTAATTCGGATTTTTGCGATATACGAGAAAAAAAGCTAATATATTTGACAATAGAGTAGATCCGAGTACCtatttgatataatttcaatttGAGACCTCTACACGTTCCTGAGAAAAAAGTTCCTCTTGAGTGATTCGACGAACCTATGGAACTCtgtaaaatgaataaatttgatttacagtcatatggtgctattttacagcactagtgcgataattagcaatTACGTGACTATGTCGAAAATTCAAGGGgccatatgtatgtaggtactgtaaaacgttgtacgatacatatgcgaataggtaattcgcaactcgtgtcgattcaaaacgccactcgtttcgaatttcctatttgcCGCACTTGTAAACGTAATgtaggtaaggtttactcgggtaattccgaatgtcgaaaactgtcggatagttccgaaaagagacttttattatgatggaattaagggtgattttcatctgaatttcggaattatccgacattcggtattacccgaatacaccttactatTACAATATGGTGCTGCTTTACCGCattagtgcgataattagcacattacgtaactatgtcgaaaatttaaagggccatattatgtactgtaaaacgttgtacgatacatgtgcgaattacctatttttcgcacttgtatcggtaTGCcctaactttttagggttccgtacccaaagggtaaaacgggaccctattactaagacttcgctgtccgtccgtccgtccgtctgtcaccaggctgtatctcacgaaccgtgatagctagacagttgaaattttcacagatgatgtatttctgttgccgctataacaacaaatactaaaaacagaataaaataaagatttaaatggggctcccatacaacaaacgtgatttttgaccaaagttaagcaatgtcgggagtggtcagtacttggatgggtgaccgtttttttgcttttttttttgttttttttttttgcattatggtacggaacccttcgtgcgcgagtccgactcgcacctgcccggttttttttaataaatatcgatGATATACCTGCacagtatacctaataaataatgatattatagaaaacttgcagtcattaatttgtttaaatataaactgtatttacccttataattaaatattattgaaataagagTTGACTTCATtcaaatgaatatttaatttacactatgtttcatttatttttcaattttaacTTTTAACGCCATCTATGAGATGCAGCATGCTTTTTCAGTATTAAGTAATACGTTTTACAAATCAGTGTCCTGTTAGTTCATTTCAAGTCGCTACTTCTTGCGTGGCGCCGTTGTATCGTCATTGTATCTAGGGGCGGGACGGGTGGCGTGAGGGGAGCCTCGATTGTAGATTTCATTTGGGTACGGGAACGGCCTTAAATCTAAAAAGGCCTAAAGACAAAAGTTTTAGCGCTGGGCAATGTAATCCGGTAATTTACAGACCTATGGATGCCAACATTGCCCACCACGAAAAACGgcttagggttgtcactttTGACAAATTTACCCAACTTCGCAAGTAAAAGAAGGACTAAAGTAAGTTTATAAATATACAACTGTATTTGATTGGTCTTATTATCCTTTATTTagatgttttatcccttttacgcatgaaaaatacaaaaaactCATATTTTAGGTCATTAAACCATTTTAACAGGTTTTCTCTAAAGTGACAACCCTAGCCTTTGTAAAATGCTTAGGTGAGTCTTGTATGgaaaagggcaaaaacgggtAGGCAACATTGCCCACCCGATTTATTCAAAAATTTACATACTTATCGATAAGTTATTAACAGGGAATGGATTTCCCAAAAACTTGTGATTCttagacatcatcatcatcataagagCTGTATTTCAGCACCAAATTGACGTGGGCAATGTTGGCCACAACCCCGGATATCTTTGTCCGCCCTCTAAAACGCCAAATAAACTGGGTAAAAAcaggatataaaaaaaattctcCAAGTAAACTGACGCGATTGATTACAATGGACGTGTTGAGCAAAAAAAGTCATACgatgtaatatattatttttgagaaattcgtGTTTTTTCGAAAAAGCGGGCAAAGTTGGCTATATTGACGGAACGTAATACGTTTCGACCCTTAAGCTTTGGTTTCGTAGGAAAGCGGTGCCTTCATACAGTGTAGCCGGCTAACTAGAGCGGTAGTATAAGGAAACTAGGTTCttacagtaaaataaattaataaaaaaaaaacaacgagttgcactccgggagtgccgacagaagtgaaaactcaatgactagtccaaaatgtctgcatgCAGCACTATgttaattgacccatcctcctttctattgaaaaactttagttccgaaattgctggccagtgagcttaaatttgtagcgttaattgtttaaaattcgaatagaaattgtaaagttaccttgcagaccccgcatctaaatatatttggtcatgatattttgagttttattcacaagtactagagttcacttttattagcgatttcatcaagatgtaactttattgaattatatttgagtgatataaagttagaatgtaactgtgagatcttcgtatttcagcccgtacaatattagaacattgagctttattgcttaatatataaaagtccagttttaaataattgacctgattatgatacgttatgactaaagttctttggtgaataacattgtccgtgacacatgacgtgaatcgagtttataatttttccccacctcaaaaagtgctcagcgccgctaaagaagttttcacttcaataaaaatatgtactacaataaaataaactaatagTATCCATCAGTTTGCGGGTTTAAGTCTAAGCCCATACAATATCGCCACTGACCCGAATCCTAATCTTCGTCGAGCTGAAAgattacctactcgtaattcCAGCAGCATGTGCTACTGTGGGCTACGCGGGCTCACCAGGCGCAAGCAGATAAAAACTTCAGTAGGTAGCGAATATCAAGAAAATAAGTAGCTTCAATTATGCGTCTTAAGTTTTAAACCAGAAGAAAGGGCTAGAACGACCGTGCGTTTTGTTATGggcccaatttcaccacggggACAGGTGCGGCAATTCGACAAATGTCACTGTAGCTGACGCCACAGGCacccatgggctacggttaccgcttaccatcgggcgggctgtattcctgtttgccaccatcattgtattatttttaaaaactttattatat
This region includes:
- the LOC134678500 gene encoding uncharacterized protein LOC134678500, with the translated sequence MGNKQLIKKKTSRKRQLRRFQQTMEQTKRRKLDNFTAEDDTISLDYIELQNMEMESPISSKLKVSQNNDEATSSNILNPRIAQVDDTYRVPSLLEEEDTHELQISFDLEEELPDKTVGRRIVAISNFFTKLQSICNHGPLGCGIQEMQLVGEVKHGHN